The window GCTCTGCGGCGAAAGACTCCAGCAGAATGTGCCAGATCCGGATATTCAGGTACCGGTCCAGCAACGGATCCAGGATCTCCTGCGGACTGGGCTCAAAGAGGTATTCGACCGGGTGCTTCTCAACCTCCGGTAGGGACGGCTGGATCGGCAACAATTGCTCCACCACGATGCGCTGCTGGACGGCGGATTTGAACTCGTTGTACACCACGTACACGTGGTCGAGCTCCTCGGCAAGGAACTTCTCCTTGATCAGGCTGGCGATCGCGACGGCGTGAGGAAAAGCCAGCTCGCTGAAAAAACCCGCGTAGCTGCCGAGGACAGGCAGGGATTGCTTGAGGAAGTGATCGCGAACCTTCCTGCCCACAGCGATCACCCCAACCACTCTCTCCCCGTGCCGCGCGATCTCCTCGTGGGTCCGCCGGATGATGTTCGTGTTGAAACTGCCGCACAGGCCGCGATCACCGGCCACCGCCACGATCCCCACCCTGCGCTGCTCCCGCTCCGCCAGAAGCGGGTGCAGGGAACGGTCCACACGGGCGCAGACACTGCCCAGGATCTGCGTGACGCGGTACGAGTAGGGCCGCGCCGCCATAAGCCGCTCCTGAGCCCGGCGCAGTTTGGCCGCCGCCACCATCTTCATCGCTTTGGTGATCTGCTGGGTGCTCCGGACGCTGAGGATCCGGCGGCGGATATCCCGAAGAGATGCCATGGCTACGACCCTGCGTACGCCTTAATGAATTCGCTACAGGCCTCGTGCATGCGCCTCTCCAGATCGGGGGAGATCTCCTTGGTCTCCGCGATCTCCCGGAGGATCTCCGGGTGCACGGTCTCCAGGAAGCGATAGTATTCCTTCTCGAGGGGCCGCACCCGCTCCACCGGCACCGAGTCCAGATAGCCGTTTACGCCCAAGAAGATGAAAGCCACCTGTTTCTCCACCGGGAGGGGCTCGTACTGGTCCTGCTTGAGCACCTCCACCATACGCTGGCCGCGCCGGATCTGCGCAAGCGTAGCCTTGTCGAGATCGGACCCGAATTTCGCGAACGCCTCAAGCTCCCGATATTGCGCCATATCCAGGCGCAGACGCCCGGCCACCTGCTTCATGGCCTTGATCTGCGCGTTGCCTCCCACCCGGGACACCGAGATGCCGACATTGATCGCCGGTCGTTGGCCGGCATAGAACAGCGACGGCTCCAGATAGATCTGCCCGTCCGTAATGCTGATCACGTTGGTCGGGATGTAGGCCGAGTAGTCGCCCGCCTGGGTTTCGATAATGGGCAGGGCCGTCAGCGAACCTCCCCCGTAGCGGTCGGAAAGCTTGGCAGCCCGCTCCAGGAGCCGCGAGTGGAGATAGAAGATGTCCCCAGGATAGGCCTCCCGGCCGGGCGGGCGGCGCAGGAGCAGGGACATTTGCCGGTACGCCCAGGCATGCTTGGAGAGATCGTCGTAGACGGCCAGGGCGTGGCGACCCGAGTCGCGGAAGTATTCGCCCATGGCCGCGCCGGCGTAAGGGGCGATGAAGAGAAGAGGGGCCGGGTCCTCCGCCGTACAGGCCACCACGATCGTATGGTCCATCGCACCGTAGTCCTCCAGGGTCTTGACCACGCGGGCGATCGTGGAGCCCTTCTGGCCAATGGCCACATAGATGCAGATGACGTCCTGCCCCTTCTGATTGATTATGGTGTCGATGGCGATGGCTGTCTTCCCGGTCTGCCGGTCGCCGATGATCAACTCCCGCTGGCCCCGACCGATGGGGATCATCGAGTCGATGGCCTTCAAGCCGGTCTGGAGGGGCTCTTTAACAGGCTGACGATACACCACCCCCGGGGCCTTCCGCTCTACGGGACTGTACTGCTTGGCTTGAATCGGCCCCTTGCCGTCCAGTGGCCGCCCGAGGGGGTCCACAACGCGGCCGATCAACTCCTCCCCCACCGGAACCTGGAGGATACGCCCGGTCCTTCGGACGATGTCTCCCTCCTTCACGAGGCGGTCCGGGCCGAACAGGACGCAGCCGACGTTGTCCTCCTCGAGGTTCAGCGCCATCCCCATCACACCGTTGGGGAACTCCACAAGTTCGCTGGCCATGACCCCTTCGAGCCCGTAGACGCGGGCGATGCCGTCGCCGACCTGAATGACTTCGCCGACCTCCTCCATTTCGGCGACGCGCTCGAAGGTCTCGATCTGCTGACGAATGATCTTGGTGATTTCATCCGGTCTAATCTGCATTCCGCACCTCGGCGTTCACTTCCACCGGGAGTCGAGCCGCAAGAAGCTCAGCGCGCAGGCGTTCCAGGCGCCTCCGCAGGCTCGCGTCGAACACCTTCCCGTCGATGCGAAGCACGAGCCCACCGAGAATCTCCTGGTCGACCCGCGAACGCAGCTTCACTTCCGAGCGAAGGGCCTCGGAAAGACGCCTCTGCAGGCTTTCCCTTTCGGGCTCGTCCATGGGCACCGCGGTGATCGCTTCCGCTTCCACCCGCCCGAGCTCCTGATCCAGGAGCCGCTCGTACTGGACCCGGATTTCGGGGAGGAAGGCCTCTCGGCGGGCCTCAATCAAAACTCGCAAGAAGCGGACAAAGAGTTCCGAAAGCCAGCCTTGCGCCACCCGATCGATGAGCTCCTGCTTGCGCGCCCGATCCACTTCCGGCGACAGCAAGAGGAGCCGGAACTTCCCTTCCTGCTCCAAGACGCTCAGGAACAGACTGAGCTCCTGGGCGATCTCCTCCGCCCTCCCCTGGCTCCGCGCCGCCTGCAAGAGGGCGCGGGCGTATCGTCTTGCCAGCGCGATGGCTCTCACGAGAGACCCTTCATCTCCTCAATGGCTTCTTCGACTAAGCGCCGATGTTCCTCTGGTCCCAGAGAGCGCCGGATCACCTTCTCGGCGGCCGCGATGGAAAGATCCACGGCAAGCTTGCGGATCTCGTCGATGGCCTTATCGCGACTGAGGGCGATCTCCCGCTGGGCCTTTTCCAGCATCTGATTGGCCTGGGCGCGGGCGTCGGCCAGGATCTGCTGGCGCACCGCCTCGGCGGCTTTCCGGCTCTGCTCCAGGATCTCCTGGGCCTCCTGGCGCGCGGCCTCAAGCATCTGCCGCTGCTGGGCCAAAAGCTCCTCGGCCTGGCGCTTGGCTTTCTCAGCGCCCTCGAGGCTCTCCTGAATGCGCCGCTCGCGCTCCTCAAGGGCCCCGAGAATCGGCTTCCACGCCAACTTCTTCAGGATGAAGAGCAGCAACAAGAAGGTGAGGACCGTGTAGATGATGAGGCCCGGGTTGACACGAAGCAGCATGGGCGGCTCTCCGCTCTCAGGCGCTCTTCGCCACAAACACCAGCAGCACGCACACGATCACCGAAAACAGCGCCACACCTTCGATCATGGCTGCGGTGAGGATCATCATGCCGCGGATGTCCCCAGCGGCCTCCGGCTGGCGAGCTGTACCTTCCATGGCCGCCTTAGCCAGCTGGCTAATCCCGTAACCCCCACCGATGGTCGCCAACCCTGCCCCTAATCCCGCAGCCAGATACGCAAACGCCAGTGACCACATGTTGACCTCCTCACATTTGGACCGATGGCTTCTGGTGCTTCCAGTCTCCGCTCACCTCGAACCAGGGATACCTCTCAATGCTCTTCCGCCAAGGCCATGCCGATGAAGACGGCGGACAGCATCGTGAAAATGTACGCCTGAATAAAAGCGATCAGGACGGCGAGGAGCTCAATCGCAGCGGCCGCCGGAACTGAGACGAAGGCGATGACCACCTTGCCGAAGATAAAGATCAACCCCAGCAGGGTAAACACCACCATGTGATCGGCCACCATGTTGGCAAAAAGTCGGATCGCCAGGGCGAAGTGTTTGGTGAAAAGCCCGAGGAGCTCCGCCACGAACAGGATCGGCACCACAAGAGCCGGGATCCCCGGCGGGACGAAGTTTCGCAGGTACCCCAGGGGTCCTTTCCGGATCAGCGCCGAGCCCTGGCCGATCAGAAAGGTCAGTACGGCCAAGGTGGCCGTGACGCTCAGGTTGGAAGTGGCCGTGGCACCCATAGGCACGAGGCCGAGGAGATTCATCGTCAGAATGAAGAAGAACACCGTGAGCAAGTAGGGGGCGAAACGATCCGCATCGTGCCCGAGGTAAGGCTTCAGGACATCGTCGCGCAGAAACACGACGACCGCTTCCAGGAAATTGGCGATCCCCCGGGGCACGAGGCCCCTTCGCCGCCCGAGGGCGCAGATCAGAATCAGCACGGCGGCCGCGATCCAGACCATCAGGACGTGCTTGGTGATCGAGAGGTCGATCCCCCAAAGTTTCGGCAGAGGAACGAGGACCTGATCCGAAATCTCCTCGAGAATGAAGCCCGCGCCCCCTTCTTCATGTTTGGTTGTCTCCTCTACCCAGAGCCGAAGTCCTTCCCATCCTAGGGAGAACGTCACCGCACCGCCTCCGCGTCAGATCTTTCCTCGCTTGAGTCCCCGATGGATTGTTAAGGCTTCCATGCTCTGAAAGGTTATGTAGCTTATCGACAAGCTCACGAAAAACGTTAGCAAGGGGATGTGCTGGCTCCGCGCCACCCAAACCAGAATCAGGGCAATCAGCACCAGCCGGCCCAGCATCCCGCCCACCAGCACCGCCATAAAAACCCGGGGCGACTTGCCGAACGCCCAGCGGTTCATGCTGTAGCCGAGAAGAATGGCCGCCAGCGCCAGCCCCATTCCCAGCCCCGCACTGATAAACTGGCGGGAGGAAGCTCCGGCGCTCCCCCCGATCACAGCGGCCAACGCCACCGCGAGCACTGCGGCAGAGATGAGTAACCTCGCGATCAACGCGAACGAGGCCCCTTTTCAGCTTCCCTCTTACGCCCGTAAACCGCGCGATAGACTGTGTACAGCCCTCCCCCCATACCCAACAAGCTTCCGAGGATCGTGAACAGCGGGAGCACCCCGAGCTTCTGGTCGAGCTTATACCCCCCGTAGAGGCCGATGAAAACCATCAAGGCCAGTCGGAAGCCCAAGTCCAGGTACGGGGCCACCTGCCGGATGGCTCGAAAGTCCACCGCCCAAACCCAGCTGTCCTTCCATCCTCTGCTCCCCCCGCACCGGCGCTATCCCAGCAAACCTACTCCCCCTTCTTCGGCGTCGCGGCGGCACCCGGAACCGCCTGGGCTGCCTTCATACTGCACTGACCGTTGAAAACGGCGCCTTCGTCGATGACAAGCTTGCTCGTCTTCAGCTCCCCCGTGAAGACGGCGGTAGCCTCCAGGACAACGCGCCCTACCGCCTCGATCTTGCCATTCACCCTGCCGCCAATGACTACATTCTTGGCCACAATCTCCCCCTCCACCTCTCCCTCTTTCCCCACGATCAGGGTGTCGCTGCTCTTAACGTTTCCCTTCACGCGGCCATCGATGCGCAGGCTGTTCTGCACATCGAGGTTGCCCTCCAGCGATGACCCCTTTCCGACGATGGAGTTCAGCTCAGTCGGTGCCGTCATGACGCCCTCTTCCTTCTTCGCCATGTCGTTCTCCGTGAAGCTACCCGAGTGTCACCCTCACACTGTCCCTCGATCCACTTATTTGCTGGCCTGCGTTCCGGTCTCGGTCGGGCGCGCGAAGGCCAGCAGGTACGACTTCGGGTCCTGCGGCTTCCCGTCCAGCCAGATCTCGAAGTGCAAATGGGGGCCGGAACTCTCTCCCGAGCTGCCCACCAGCGCAATCGGCTCCCCTTTGCGCACCCAGTCGCGGGCGGATCGCAGAAGCTTTCCGTTGTGGCCGTAGTAGCTGAACAGACCGCGTCCGTGGTAGAGGATGATCAGATTCCCGAGATCAGGGGTCCATCCGGCGAAGACGACGAGACCCGCCCCCGCTGCTCGCACCACGCTCCCGCGACGCGTGGCGATATCGATCCCGTAATGTCCCCGCGGGTCAAAGTCGGCGGTCACAACGCCCTCCACGGGGAGATGCGTAGGTAAGTTCGCCACCAGAAACTGGAGGTCCGAGCCCCGCTCGGTGAGCAAGCTGAGTGTCATCGGCCCCACCACGGTCGTGGCAGTGCCGCGGGTTGTGGGACTGTCCAGAAAGCTCACCGGAGGCATTGCCTCGGCCGTCCGCGTCTCCACTCCGCCGCGCGGTAGCTGACTCACCTCCGGGTCAAGGCCCAACAGAGCCCGGATTTTCCGATCCGTCTCCTCCAGCCGGTTGAACTCTTCCGCTAGCCTCCCAATCCGCTGGGCCTCGGCTCTGAGGGACTCGTTCTCCCGCCGCAGACGGCGGTTCTGGAACCCTAGCTGCACCACCCCTATGTACAAGGCCAGTCCCACCAGAACGTGAACGAGAACCGCCAATCCCATAACTTTCAGGACGGCCAGGCGCCGGGGCGACAGGTGCAGGCTGAAGGTGGGCCGATCGTCGTCGGGCACGATCAGAATGGAATAGCCGGCCTTCTTGCGGCCCTTGTTCCCCTTGCCTATCACGCAGCCGCTCCTTCCTCGATGAGCTGGACGATCCGCGTCAGATCCTGGGCGGAATAGTACTCGATCTCGATCCGCCCACCCCGTTTGCCCGGGTGAATCCTGACCTGTGTAGCCAGAACCCGGCGCAAACGATTCTCCGCCTCCGCAATCTCCGGCGGGAGGGATCGTGCGGGCTCTGAAGGGCGCACCGCAGGCCTCTGGGCCGCCTGTCGGACCAGCTCCTCTACCCGGCGAACGGAGAGATTCTCCTTCACCGCCCGCCGCCAGATGGCCAGCTGGAGACGCTCGTCCTCGAGATTGATCAGCGCGCGGGCATGCCCCATCGAAAGCTCGCCGCGCTCCAGGCTCTCCTGGATGGGGCGCGGCAACTTCAGGAGCCGCAGGAAGTTGGTGATCGTGGTGCGATCCTTGCCCACCCTGCGCGCAACTTCCTCCTGGGTCAGATGGCACTGCTCGATGAGTCGCTGGTAGCCGCGCGCCAGCTCCATAGGGTTGAGGTCCTCACGATGAATGTTCTCGATGATGGAAAGCTCGAGCATCTCCTCGTCGCTCTCCACATCGAGGACGTAGGCGGGGATACGCTCCAGCCCCAGGCTCTTGGCAGCGCGCAGACGCCTTTCCCCCGCGATGAGCTGGTAGCCACCATCGCGTCGGCGCACCGTGATGGGCTGAATGACCCCCTTCTCGGCGATGGAGCGTTTCAGCTCCTCCAGGGCTTCGGGGTCGAAGTGAGATCGGGGCTGGAACGGGTTCGGCTCCACCAGCTCGATTTCCACCTCGGCCAGCTTGTCCAGCCGGTCGCTGTCTTCGGGCCCGATATCCGGGAGAAGAGCTGCGAGCCCTTTACCTAACGCTGTCCGCCGTTTGCTGCTGACCATTGAGGAGAATCTCCTCCGCTAAGCTCATGTAATTCTCGGCCCCGGTCGAAACAGCGTCGTAGAGGATAATGGGCTTGCCGAAGCTGGGGGCCTCGCTGAGCCGCACGTTCCGCTGGATCACCGTCCGGAAAACCTTGTCCTCGAAGTATCTGCGGACCTCCTCGGCTACCTGGCGCGAAAGATTGAGCCGGCCGTCGTACATCGTGAGGAGGACACCCTCAATCTCCAGTTGGGGATTCAGGTGGCGCTGGACAAGGCGAATCGTATTGAGCAGCTGGCCCAGGCCCTCCAGCGCGTAGTATTCGCATTGAATGGGGATCAGGACGGAATCAGCCGCCGTCAGGGCGTTCAAGGTAAGCAAGCCGAGCGAAGGGGGACAGTCCACCAGCACAAACTGGTACTCGTTCCGGATGTCCTTCAGGGCCTGACGAAGGATGCTCTCCCGGGAGATGGCACTCACCAGCTCGATCTCCGCCCCAACCAGGCGAATCGTCGAAGGGACCAGGTGCAGGTACTGAAGCTCCGTGGGCAAAATGGTGGAAGCCACGTCCAGCCCCTGCACCAGCACCTCGTAGATGCTGTTCTTCACCTTCTTGGGGTCAAAGCCGAGCCCGCTTGTCGAATTGGCTTGCGGGTCGATGTCCACCAGGAGCGTCCGGTGCTCGGCCACCGCCAGACACGAAGACAAGTTCACGGCCGTGGTGGTTTTTCCCACGCCTCCCTTCTGATTGGCTATGGCGATGACCTTACCCATGCTGTCCATCCACCTCGCTACCTGTAGCCCCAATATAACCCCCAACCCCTACAAATGCAAGCTGAAAAGGTCCCCGCACAGACCCATAGGTGCTTGTGTCTTCAGCTGATAGGGTGACACGCACTCGCCCCTCCCCCTTGCAACTGCCGGGACCTTTGCCTAGATTGAAAAGGGAGGCCTGCGGTTTCCGTTGTCTATCGAGGGTTCCCGAAACGCTCGCACAGGGGCAAGGTACTGGGTGCTCCTGTGCCGAGCGGCACAGCTAAGGAGGAAGCCAACCAGGAGGGTCGCCATGGCAACCGAAGAGCAAGTTCGAGCCGTGCGGGCGCGTGTGCAGACCGAGCTCCTCCGCAAGGCCAACGTGGTAGGTGTGGGGATCGGCTACAAGGAAAAGGGCGGTCAGAAGACCGAGGAGATCTGCCTGGTTGTCCTTGTGGAGAAGAAGCTACCCCGCGAGGAGCTGGCGCCGGAAGATCTGGTCCCCTCTGTGATCGAGGGCGTCGTCACGGACGTGAAGGAGGTCGGCAAGATCGTCGCGCAACAGGCGCGCACCGATCGATGGAGGCCTGCTCCTCCAGGCGTGAGCATCGGACACTGGGCCATTACGGCCGGCACCTTCGGCGCTGTCGTGAGGGACCGGGGCACAGGACAGCGCCTGATCCTTTCCAACAACCACGTGCTGGCAAACAGCAATGATGCAGCCGTCGGCGACCCCATCCTGCAGCCAGGACCTGCCGACGGCGGTCACCACCCCCAGGACCGCATTGCCGACCTGCTCCGCTTCGTCCGAATCGTCTTCGAAGGCGGAGGAGGGGACGGAGAAGGTGGGATCTGCCGGATCGCCGCTTTTGCGTCTCAGGTGGCCAATCTCGCTGCGCGCCTGCTCGGCTCGGAGTGGCGGCTCCATCCGGTGCGCGCCGTCCAGCAGGCCAATCGGGTGGACGCCGCCGTGGCCCGCCCCATCTCCGGCGACGTCATTACCGACGCCGTCCTTGAGGTCGGGGAAATCCACGGCACCACTGCTCCCCATCTCGGCATGGCGGTCCTGAAGAGCGGCCGGACAACCGCCGTCACCACCGGTACGATCGAGCTCCTCGACGCCACGGTTCGGGTGAGCTACGGCGCCGCAGGGACCGCTCTCTTTGAGGGCCAGATTGTGACCGGCAATATGTCTGCCCCGGGCGACTCGGGCTCTCTGCTGGTGGAGGCGTCAAGCCGGCGGGCCGTAGGGCTTCTTTTCGCGGGCTCAGATCAGAGCACCGTGTACAACCCGATCCCCGACGTCTTGAGTGCGCTGGACCTTGAAATCCCGTAGCGAGCCCCAGAACCGCATCGGGCCAGCGCTGTTCAAGGTCGGCAGATTTCCGACGGTTTGTCGATGGGCTCTCTGGGCTTCCGAGATCGGGGAGACATCGCGGGGCCGGTCACTCGGCCCGGTAGAAGATCATCGGATAGGTGACGATCACTACCCCCCTTGCGATCACGGGGAAGCGCCAGCGTCGCACGATCGAGAGAATCTCGTTGACAAACGCGAGGTCGTCCAGGGTATTCTCGAGCACACGGACATTAGAGACAGAGCCATCGGGCTCGATGGTAATCTCCAGGACGATCTTCCCTGCCAGGCTTGGGTTCGTCCGCAAGTACTTGTTGTAGACGTACTCGATACGGCTGCGGTTTGAAAGGATGACGGCGCGCAGCTGCTCCTCGCCGCGCTGACCGATGGCCTCGCTGGAACCGGTGACCTCTGGCGCGCGGGCGAGGTCGACCATGCCCTCCTTCTTCAGCTCGACATTCCCGATCCTGGACGTGGCTTGATTAGCCGCCTGGTCGACGTCGATCGAGGGCAAGGGGCCTATCCGGAGCAGATCGTCCAGGCTGCTCTGACCACCTGCTTGTCCGTTCGGTCGCCCCAGCTGGAGGTCGCCCGATTCGGCCAGGACCTCCTCCATCTCTCTCACCAACCCGCTCCCCACCAGAAATTCGACCACGGAGCTTGAGGAGGAGCTTTCTCCCACGCCCCCAATCAGCCCGAGAATTCCCCTCTGAACCACAGCGGCCGTGGAGCCTCCCCCTTCTCGGGTCTCGCCTCCCTGCGTCCTCCGCTCCCTTCGGGTGCTCTCCTCCTGGGTGGTCCCTGTGCCGGTCGCAAGGCCCCCGGTCACCTCCGGCTCCCGGCGCATCGCCCGAGGAATGAACCTCGCGAACCGCTGGGGGATCTGCTCAACCTGTACCACGGGACGCTCCGGGAACTGGAGACCCTTGACGTAGCTCACGCTGGAGAGGCTCACGACGAGCAGCGTCAGAAAGACCGCCTTCAGAAGCGGATCCGCAGTGACCGCCTTTCGCAGCTGGCTCCGCCAGGAATAGTCGGGCAGACCCATGACCTCGGGCGGTGGCGCGACGAAATCGTATTCGAGGCGGAACCCGTCCAGCTCGAGTGTGCCACTCTTCCCGCGCCAGATGGGCAGGAGATATCCTTCGCCCCGACGCGTAAGGAGACCGTGCTGGATCAGGTCCGGGATCTGAAGAACGGAGTCGCCGACTCGTACTTCCCCTCTCGCCCTGCGTGGCACAACGAGGCTGTAGTGCTTGCCCGCGCTGACGACAAGGTGCTGTCTGCGTGGCGCCTCCGCCCCTTCGACGACCAAGTCATTATCGCTGGCGCGGCCGTACGTGAAACTCTCGCCCGGGGCCACAAAGTGTTCTCGGGCAGTCCCATCCTTGTAGATCCGTAGGCGCAGAATGTCCTTATCTGGAGCTGTCATATTCCGGCCGCCTACTCCTTGCGCGTGACCGCAAGCAGCATATTGTTGTAGCCGACGCTGCCGCAGGTGTACATGATCTTCTTGAGCACCGCGAAGGGGATCGACTTATCTCCCTGGATGACGATGTTGCCCGTGAACTCCATCCCCTGCGAGATGCTGGCGATAGTCTCGGTGAGCTTGCGGAGGCGACTCAGTTCTTCTCGTAAGGGCTGAACAATAGCCCCTCTGTTTTCGAGGACTTCCTGTGTCCGCACGATGCGATTGCCATCCAGCAGGATCCATTCCGGGGTCACGGCGATGATGCTTGCCGTCTGAGGGGGCTTATTCGCTGTAGACTCGGGAAGCCGCAGGTCCTTGGCGACCGTCAGGATATCTCCCTCGGTGGAGAAGCTTTTCAGGAGGAAGACAAGGAGGATCGTAAACATGTCGATCATCGATGTCAGGCGCAGGGAGAACGTCCCCCTTAGCCGTCTGTGCGGTTGGGGTAAATTCAGTCCGCGGGAGGAGGTGGCAGCATCCAGGCGCAAGTAAGCCATCGGGTCACCCCGAGATCGAAATATTGGGGAATCCGTTTTCGCGACACACGTCCATGACGTGCACGATGATTTCGTAGGGTATGTTCTCGCTGGGCGCGATGATAACGTCCTCGCTGCCGGCGTAGCGGGCCTTCACCTGCCGGAGCTGTTGGGCCAGCGTCTCATAGTCGTAATTGGCCGCCTTCATGGGAATAGGGGGGAACTCCAGACCGCTGCTCTTCAGCTGAAAGCCGCGCTCGTCAATGGTGAGCAAGTTGAGCACGATCTGGCGCGCCTCTACCCTTTGTTCTCCTTCACCCCGCCGAGAGAGGGAAGGCAGCGCAAGCTCGAGGATGGCAAGGCGCACAAAGACCGCCGTCAACAGGAGGAACGGGATGATGATCAGAAAGACGTTCAGGACGGGCGTGACGTTGATCTCCGCGTCCCGACGCCGCGCCTCTTTTCGCTCGCGCACCGCACGCAGGTTCATGCTAACGGCTCTCCTTGAGCGCCACCAATCGCTGGTAAATGCGAGCTACGTTCTCGTTAATCTCGTCGATAATGGCGCTCGTCTGCTCCTGGAGCACCGAGTAGACGATGAGGCAAGGGATTGCAACAAGTAGACCGAACGCCGTTGTGTTCATGGCCATCGAGATACCCGCCGACAGCAGAGCCGCCTTCTGGCTTGCTTCGGCCTGGGCCACAGCCTGGAAGGACTGGATTAGGCCGAAGATGGTCCCCAATAGGCCCAGGAGCGTGGCCACGTTGGCGATCATGGACAGATAGGGTGTTCGTTTCTCGAGCTTCGGGATCTCCGTCAAAGCCGCAAGCTCAAGGGCGTTCTGGATGTCCTGGGCTGATCCCTCGTAGTTTTCCAGTCCAGCCAGCACAATCCGCGGCAAGGCCGCCTTTGACTTCCGGCAATACTCCACCGCGGCGTTGATGCTGCCCCGCTGCACAAGTTCAATGACCTTGGCGGCGAAGGTGCCGGCGTCGATCCGATTCTTCATGCTGATGTAGACGAAGCGCTCCACGGCGATGGCGATGGCTGCAATCATCGTTACCAGGATCAGGTACATGACCGACCCGCCGTGCACAAAGGCATCATGAATGTACTGCAAGGGCCCACCTCCTCCGGCTGGTTCTCAGGTTCACCACTCTACGGGCTCACCACAGAATATATTCCTTGCGAACCACCTCTTCCGTCTTCCGCACAACTCCTGTAGGGTACTCCACCTTTCGGAAGATCTCTCGGAAGAACATGCGGTCGATACGGATGTCGTCCACCTCGGGGTTCCGTCCGGGGATGATGAAGATGGCCTGCGGCTTATCGATCCTGCCTACGACCTCCACGCGGTCCAGGAACACGCGAATCACCTCCCGGCTCAAAGCCGGCGGTTCCTGGGGTTGCGCGGTCTCTTGCTGGGGTGAAGCTTGCCCGTAGGCAAGAGAACCTCCCAGCACGGCCACCGCCACGCTCACGATCAAGGCCGCTGCCCTCACTGTCGCTTCTCCTGCGGTTTCCGCAGAGGCTGTTCGTCTTGCTCTGCCAGTCCCGAATCCGCCTCGGCGGCGCCAAGCGTAGCGGGCAAACTCAGCTCGGCAGCCAGACGCAACAGATGCTCCCGGCTGCGCACAATCCAGTCGTTGGTGAGGCCCGTCTCCTCCGCAAGTCGTAGGTTGCGGCGATGGGCTTCGTAGGCCTTCTCCTTGAACGGACGCACCTGCTCAGCCAGCTTGCGAATGTACGTGTCTCGCTGCTCCGGTGTTAGATCGGGGGGCAGAGGACTCTCCCACAGCGCGCGGGCGAATTCCTCAAAAGCCTCGCCGATTCGACAGGTCGCCGCCGAGGTCCATTCGGCCACCCGGTATTTCGCCGCCTCGGTGTAGGCCCGAAGGACTTCGGTGAAGCGCGCCTGTTTCAGTCTCAGCGATCGGTCCAATGGGGGCTCCAGGACCACGGCGGCGTAGCCCTGGTAAAGAATCTCGCCGATCAGGAACTGGGCCTTCGCACCCAAGTAGTCGTCCA of the candidate division KSB1 bacterium genome contains:
- a CDS encoding AAA family ATPase, translating into MGKVIAIANQKGGVGKTTTAVNLSSCLAVAEHRTLLVDIDPQANSTSGLGFDPKKVKNSIYEVLVQGLDVASTILPTELQYLHLVPSTIRLVGAEIELVSAISRESILRQALKDIRNEYQFVLVDCPPSLGLLTLNALTAADSVLIPIQCEYYALEGLGQLLNTIRLVQRHLNPQLEIEGVLLTMYDGRLNLSRQVAEEVRRYFEDKVFRTVIQRNVRLSEAPSFGKPIILYDAVSTGAENYMSLAEEILLNGQQQTADSVR
- a CDS encoding S1 family peptidase encodes the protein MATEEQVRAVRARVQTELLRKANVVGVGIGYKEKGGQKTEEICLVVLVEKKLPREELAPEDLVPSVIEGVVTDVKEVGKIVAQQARTDRWRPAPPGVSIGHWAITAGTFGAVVRDRGTGQRLILSNNHVLANSNDAAVGDPILQPGPADGGHHPQDRIADLLRFVRIVFEGGGGDGEGGICRIAAFASQVANLAARLLGSEWRLHPVRAVQQANRVDAAVARPISGDVITDAVLEVGEIHGTTAPHLGMAVLKSGRTTAVTTGTIELLDATVRVSYGAAGTALFEGQIVTGNMSAPGDSGSLLVEASSRRAVGLLFAGSDQSTVYNPIPDVLSALDLEIP
- a CDS encoding MotA/TolQ/ExbB proton channel family protein; translated protein: MQYIHDAFVHGGSVMYLILVTMIAAIAIAVERFVYISMKNRIDAGTFAAKVIELVQRGSINAAVEYCRKSKAALPRIVLAGLENYEGSAQDIQNALELAALTEIPKLEKRTPYLSMIANVATLLGLLGTIFGLIQSFQAVAQAEASQKAALLSAGISMAMNTTAFGLLVAIPCLIVYSVLQEQTSAIIDEINENVARIYQRLVALKESR
- a CDS encoding ParB/RepB/Spo0J family partition protein — its product is MVSSKRRTALGKGLAALLPDIGPEDSDRLDKLAEVEIELVEPNPFQPRSHFDPEALEELKRSIAEKGVIQPITVRRRDGGYQLIAGERRLRAAKSLGLERIPAYVLDVESDEEMLELSIIENIHREDLNPMELARGYQRLIEQCHLTQEEVARRVGKDRTTITNFLRLLKLPRPIQESLERGELSMGHARALINLEDERLQLAIWRRAVKENLSVRRVEELVRQAAQRPAVRPSEPARSLPPEIAEAENRLRRVLATQVRIHPGKRGGRIEIEYYSAQDLTRIVQLIEEGAAA
- a CDS encoding biopolymer transporter ExbD; its protein translation is MNLRAVRERKEARRRDAEINVTPVLNVFLIIIPFLLLTAVFVRLAILELALPSLSRRGEGEQRVEARQIVLNLLTIDERGFQLKSSGLEFPPIPMKAANYDYETLAQQLRQVKARYAGSEDVIIAPSENIPYEIIVHVMDVCRENGFPNISISG
- a CDS encoding biopolymer transporter ExbD codes for the protein MAYLRLDAATSSRGLNLPQPHRRLRGTFSLRLTSMIDMFTILLVFLLKSFSTEGDILTVAKDLRLPESTANKPPQTASIIAVTPEWILLDGNRIVRTQEVLENRGAIVQPLREELSRLRKLTETIASISQGMEFTGNIVIQGDKSIPFAVLKKIMYTCGSVGYNNMLLAVTRKE
- a CDS encoding AgmX/PglI C-terminal domain-containing protein translates to MTAPDKDILRLRIYKDGTAREHFVAPGESFTYGRASDNDLVVEGAEAPRRQHLVVSAGKHYSLVVPRRARGEVRVGDSVLQIPDLIQHGLLTRRGEGYLLPIWRGKSGTLELDGFRLEYDFVAPPPEVMGLPDYSWRSQLRKAVTADPLLKAVFLTLLVVSLSSVSYVKGLQFPERPVVQVEQIPQRFARFIPRAMRREPEVTGGLATGTGTTQEESTRRERRTQGGETREGGGSTAAVVQRGILGLIGGVGESSSSSSVVEFLVGSGLVREMEEVLAESGDLQLGRPNGQAGGQSSLDDLLRIGPLPSIDVDQAANQATSRIGNVELKKEGMVDLARAPEVTGSSEAIGQRGEEQLRAVILSNRSRIEYVYNKYLRTNPSLAGKIVLEITIEPDGSVSNVRVLENTLDDLAFVNEILSIVRRWRFPVIARGVVIVTYPMIFYRAE